The proteins below are encoded in one region of Rhizobacter sp.:
- a CDS encoding GNAT family N-acetyltransferase has translation MQLHAFEPQPWCELDPSYTPQGFRIQWASDAWMEREALALRRQVFCEEQGLFVGDDLDEIDRHEPSTRSLVALTCLAGEADEVIGTVRIHQAAPGVWWGSRLAVRADWRQHKRLGTSLIRLAVSSAHALGCDEFLAHVQAQNVPLFQRLNWDLLEMRELHGRPHGWMRASLAHYPPCTTPYAGFVLTQN, from the coding sequence ATGCAGCTTCACGCCTTCGAACCGCAGCCCTGGTGCGAGCTCGACCCGTCGTACACGCCGCAGGGCTTTCGCATCCAGTGGGCCAGCGACGCGTGGATGGAACGCGAAGCGCTGGCGCTGCGCCGTCAGGTGTTCTGCGAAGAGCAAGGCCTCTTCGTGGGCGACGACCTCGACGAGATCGACCGCCACGAGCCGAGCACACGCTCGCTGGTGGCGCTCACCTGCCTGGCCGGCGAGGCCGACGAGGTGATCGGCACCGTGCGCATCCACCAGGCCGCGCCCGGCGTGTGGTGGGGCTCGCGCCTGGCGGTGCGGGCCGACTGGCGGCAGCACAAGCGGCTGGGCACGAGCCTTATTCGCCTCGCCGTGAGCAGCGCCCATGCGCTCGGCTGCGACGAATTCCTCGCGCACGTGCAGGCGCAGAACGTGCCGCTCTTCCAGCGCCTGAATTGGGACCTGCTGGAGATGCGCGAGCTGCACGGCCGGCCGCACGGCTGGATGCGCGCCTCGCTCGCGCACTACCCGCCGTGCACCACGCCGTATGCCGGCTTCGTGCTCACGCAAAACTGA
- a CDS encoding ABC transporter substrate-binding protein → MPVSRLQHYAALMALAAALVAPALAAPPKDTLVIVSEMGPNGLDTMVPTANDHSRMVAWHVYDRLVSHGQKKLPDGNASYDATVLTPELAERWEISPDKKVYTFFLRKNAKFHDGTPVTAKDVKWSFDRAVAAGGFPAVQMAAGSLDDPKKFSVVDDYTFRITLDKPNKLILPDLVVPVPVIVNSTLAKKHATAADPWALEWVSRNGAGGGAYKIESWTPGQQTVFVRFDDWKSGPLPKLKKVIYRQIASAGTRRALLEKGDVDISVGLPPKDYAELAKSPKVKVIGVPVQNDLIFVDMNTKIKPFDNPKVRQAISYAIPYKEILSSALYNRGVGMFGGDPSKPYAPTWPVPIKYTTDLAKAKALLTEAGFPNGFKTTLSFDLSEATVREPTAILIQESLKKIGVELTLEKVPGSNWFAQMASKTMPMVIAEFYGWLDYPEYFFFWNFDGKNNAVFNTANYTNPVLDEQIEIARFASDDKVYKAALQKMVDIVMTDLPRIPLYTRFSDFAMQKNVQGFEYWFHTHPDFRKFYKE, encoded by the coding sequence ATGCCCGTTAGCCGCCTTCAACACTACGCCGCGCTGATGGCGCTGGCCGCCGCGCTCGTGGCGCCGGCCTTAGCCGCACCTCCGAAAGACACCCTCGTCATCGTCTCCGAGATGGGCCCGAACGGCCTCGACACGATGGTGCCCACCGCCAACGACCACAGCCGCATGGTCGCCTGGCATGTGTACGACCGGCTGGTGAGCCACGGGCAGAAGAAGTTGCCCGACGGCAACGCCTCCTACGACGCCACCGTGCTCACGCCCGAGCTCGCGGAGCGCTGGGAGATCAGCCCCGACAAAAAGGTCTACACCTTCTTCCTGCGCAAGAACGCCAAGTTCCACGACGGCACGCCCGTCACCGCGAAAGACGTGAAGTGGTCCTTCGACCGCGCGGTGGCCGCGGGCGGCTTCCCGGCCGTGCAGATGGCCGCCGGCTCGCTCGACGATCCGAAGAAGTTTTCGGTCGTCGACGACTACACCTTCCGCATCACGCTCGACAAGCCCAACAAGCTCATCCTTCCCGACCTGGTGGTGCCGGTGCCGGTGATCGTGAACTCCACGCTCGCCAAGAAGCATGCGACGGCGGCCGACCCGTGGGCGCTGGAATGGGTGTCGCGCAACGGCGCGGGCGGCGGCGCCTACAAGATCGAGTCGTGGACGCCGGGGCAGCAGACGGTGTTCGTGCGATTCGACGACTGGAAGTCGGGCCCGCTGCCGAAACTCAAGAAGGTGATCTACCGCCAGATCGCGTCTGCCGGTACGCGCCGCGCGCTGCTGGAGAAGGGCGACGTCGACATCTCGGTCGGCCTGCCGCCGAAAGACTACGCCGAGCTCGCCAAGAGCCCCAAGGTCAAGGTGATCGGCGTGCCGGTGCAGAACGACCTGATCTTCGTGGACATGAACACCAAGATCAAACCCTTCGACAACCCCAAGGTGCGCCAGGCCATCTCGTATGCGATCCCCTACAAGGAGATCCTCTCCAGCGCGCTCTACAACCGCGGTGTAGGCATGTTCGGCGGCGACCCGTCCAAGCCCTATGCGCCGACCTGGCCGGTGCCGATCAAGTACACGACCGATCTGGCGAAAGCCAAGGCGCTGCTCACCGAGGCGGGCTTCCCGAATGGCTTCAAGACCACGCTGTCGTTCGACCTGAGCGAAGCCACGGTGCGTGAGCCCACCGCCATCCTGATCCAGGAATCGCTCAAGAAGATCGGCGTGGAGTTGACGCTCGAGAAGGTGCCGGGCTCCAATTGGTTCGCGCAGATGGCCAGCAAGACCATGCCGATGGTGATCGCCGAGTTCTACGGCTGGCTCGACTACCCCGAGTACTTCTTCTTCTGGAACTTCGACGGCAAGAACAACGCGGTGTTCAACACCGCCAACTACACCAACCCGGTGCTCGACGAGCAGATCGAGATCGCGCGTTTCGCCTCCGACGACAAGGTCTACAAGGCTGCACTCCAGAAGATGGTCGACATCGTGATGACCGACCTGCCGCGCATCCCGCTCTACACCCGCTTCTCCGACTTCGCGATGCAGAAGAACGTGCAGGGCTTCGAGTACTGGTTCCACACCCACCCCGACTTCCGCAAGTTCTACAAGGAATGA
- a CDS encoding amidase codes for MDAVSLAKRIRSKELSATEVTEAVLRRMEVLEPHIHAFCTPTPDVARAAAKAVDAQIAKGEPIGPLAGVPIGIKDLVATKGIKTVMGSKLYEEFIPDEDDIVVERLKAAGAVIIGKTNVPEFGYSGVGHNPVFETTRNPWNLAMTSGGSSAGSGASVATGVAPFAIGSDGGGSVRIPSAHCGLYGIKASMGRVALYPGCRDERYPGVSSWETLEHIGPMSRTVADSALMLSVIAGPDPRDRYSIPAADFDYLEAAQPSSLKGLRIAYSEDWGYAAVDPEVRRVVSEAVAVFERELGCHVERANPGWRSDAGATFWTLVAADTDLTGMRKLIAGREHEISPHLVDLVMKPWTGADFTDAHTQRKAICNTMWRFMSNYDLLITPTLAVPPFPVHMQGPEIIEGRMGRNADWLCFTFPANLTGQPAASIPAGFTKDGLPVGLQIIGRHLDDRTVLKASAAFEQARPWAHKWPALLDQLGL; via the coding sequence ATGGACGCGGTCAGCCTCGCCAAGCGCATCCGCTCCAAGGAGCTCTCGGCCACCGAGGTCACCGAGGCCGTGCTGCGCCGCATGGAGGTGCTGGAGCCGCACATCCACGCCTTCTGCACGCCCACGCCCGACGTAGCGCGCGCTGCCGCGAAGGCCGTCGATGCGCAGATCGCAAAAGGCGAGCCCATCGGCCCGCTCGCGGGCGTGCCCATCGGCATCAAGGACCTGGTGGCCACGAAGGGCATCAAGACCGTGATGGGCTCCAAGCTCTACGAAGAGTTCATTCCCGACGAAGACGACATCGTCGTCGAGCGCCTGAAGGCCGCGGGCGCGGTGATCATCGGCAAGACCAACGTGCCCGAGTTCGGCTACAGCGGCGTGGGCCACAACCCGGTCTTCGAGACCACGCGCAACCCGTGGAACCTCGCCATGACCTCGGGCGGCTCGAGCGCCGGCTCGGGCGCCTCGGTGGCCACCGGCGTGGCGCCGTTCGCCATCGGCAGCGATGGCGGCGGCTCGGTGCGCATCCCGTCGGCGCACTGCGGGCTTTACGGCATCAAGGCCTCGATGGGCCGCGTGGCGTTGTACCCCGGCTGTCGCGACGAGCGTTACCCCGGCGTGTCGAGCTGGGAGACGCTGGAGCACATCGGCCCCATGAGCCGCACCGTGGCCGACTCGGCGCTGATGCTGAGCGTGATCGCCGGCCCCGACCCGCGCGACCGCTATTCCATCCCCGCGGCCGACTTCGACTACCTGGAGGCCGCGCAGCCGTCGAGCCTCAAGGGCCTGCGCATCGCCTACAGCGAAGACTGGGGCTACGCCGCCGTCGACCCCGAGGTGAGGCGCGTGGTGAGCGAAGCGGTGGCGGTGTTCGAGCGCGAACTCGGCTGCCATGTGGAGCGTGCCAACCCCGGCTGGCGGTCGGATGCCGGCGCGACCTTCTGGACGCTCGTCGCTGCCGACACCGACCTCACCGGCATGCGCAAGCTCATCGCCGGCCGCGAGCACGAGATCTCGCCGCACCTGGTCGACCTGGTGATGAAGCCGTGGACCGGCGCCGACTTCACCGACGCACACACCCAGCGCAAGGCCATCTGCAACACGATGTGGCGGTTCATGTCGAACTACGACCTGCTGATCACGCCCACGCTCGCGGTGCCGCCGTTCCCGGTGCACATGCAGGGCCCCGAGATCATCGAGGGCCGCATGGGGCGCAATGCCGACTGGCTGTGCTTCACCTTCCCGGCCAACCTGACCGGGCAGCCGGCAGCAAGCATCCCCGCCGGCTTCACGAAGGATGGCCTGCCGGTCGGCCTGCAGATCATCGGCCGCCACCTCGACGACCGCACCGTGCTCAAGGCGAGTGCCGCCTTCGAGCAGGCGCGGCCGTGGGCGCACAAGTGGCCGGCCTTGCTTGACCAACTCGGCCTGTGA
- a CDS encoding MSMEG_0569 family flavin-dependent oxidoreductase — MKNPTLPHHEVVVVGGGQAGLSISHGLKAEGIEHVVFEKHRAMHVWRTQRWDNFCLVTPNWQCALPGHPYRGDDPHGFMKRDEIVQYLDAFRAHVNAPLREGVAVELVKPLPEGGFLVRSSEGECTAQQIVVASGGYHEPIVPRLAERLPAQVLQLHSAQYRNAAQLPPGKVLVVGSGQSGAQIAEDLHLAGREVVLAVGDAPRCARFYRGRDVVDWLADMGYYDMPVGQHPLREGVRDNTNHYVTGRDGGRDIDLRRFATEGMQLYGVLTGLDADGDTLRFAPRLREVLDQADRTYNGINASIDRYIDEQGLQAPPGSVYEPVWQPAEERETLSLRDAGITSVVWCIGFAPDFRWLDAPVFNGRGHPVHERGVTRVPGLYFIGLPWLHTWGSGRFSGVARDAAFVVQRVRALHSLKTPPTAEQSALVDLAVV, encoded by the coding sequence ATGAAGAACCCCACCCTGCCCCATCACGAAGTCGTCGTCGTCGGCGGCGGCCAGGCCGGCCTGTCCATCAGCCACGGACTGAAAGCCGAAGGCATCGAGCACGTGGTGTTCGAGAAGCACCGCGCGATGCACGTGTGGCGCACGCAGCGCTGGGACAACTTCTGCCTCGTCACACCCAACTGGCAGTGCGCCCTGCCCGGCCACCCGTACCGCGGCGACGATCCGCACGGCTTCATGAAGCGCGACGAGATCGTGCAGTACCTCGATGCCTTCCGCGCCCACGTGAACGCACCGCTGCGCGAAGGTGTGGCGGTCGAACTGGTGAAGCCGCTGCCCGAGGGCGGCTTCCTCGTGCGCAGCAGTGAGGGCGAATGCACCGCGCAGCAAATCGTCGTCGCCTCGGGCGGCTACCACGAGCCCATCGTGCCGCGCCTGGCCGAGCGCTTGCCGGCGCAGGTGCTGCAGCTCCATTCGGCGCAGTACCGCAACGCCGCGCAGCTGCCACCCGGCAAGGTGCTGGTGGTCGGCTCGGGCCAGAGTGGCGCGCAGATCGCCGAAGACCTGCACCTCGCCGGCCGCGAGGTGGTGCTGGCGGTGGGCGATGCGCCGCGCTGCGCGCGCTTCTACCGCGGCCGCGACGTGGTCGACTGGCTGGCCGACATGGGCTACTACGACATGCCGGTGGGCCAGCACCCGCTGCGCGAGGGCGTGCGCGACAACACCAACCATTACGTGACCGGCCGCGACGGCGGGCGCGACATCGACCTGCGCCGCTTCGCCACCGAAGGCATGCAGCTCTACGGCGTGCTCACCGGCCTCGATGCCGACGGCGACACGCTGCGCTTCGCGCCGCGCCTGCGCGAGGTGCTGGACCAGGCCGACCGCACCTACAACGGCATCAACGCCTCGATCGACCGCTACATCGACGAGCAGGGCCTGCAGGCGCCGCCTGGAAGCGTGTACGAGCCGGTGTGGCAGCCGGCCGAGGAGCGCGAGACCTTGTCGCTGCGCGATGCGGGCATCACGAGCGTGGTCTGGTGCATCGGCTTCGCGCCCGACTTCCGCTGGCTCGACGCCCCGGTCTTCAACGGCCGCGGCCACCCGGTGCACGAGCGCGGCGTGACGCGCGTGCCCGGCCTCTACTTCATCGGTCTGCCGTGGCTGCACACCTGGGGGTCAGGGCGCTTCTCGGGGGTGGCGCGGGATGCAGCCTTCGTCGTGCAGCGCGTGAGGGCGTTGCACTCGCTGAAGACCCCGCCCACTGCCGAGCAGAGCGCGCTCGTCGATCTCGCGGTCGTCTAG
- a CDS encoding MSMEG_0565 family glycosyltransferase has protein sequence MNIALLTHSVRPRGGVIHTLELADALVRRGHRVTVIASAEPGESLFRATAFPVELIRLPVLTGDLVEQVRQRIEALVAALPAVLRRGRFDLLHAQDSVSGNALALLRERGLHVPPWLRTVHHLDVFAQETLNRWQERAWRAAEGVACVSDTWCAHFREHFGVQPARMFNGVDLRRYRPAADVLDGPRLQSLGLADDAGPVCLLVGGVEERKNTVRVLQAFATLRRNDPAWAQARFVVAGGASMLDHSSARRAWQQALGELGLTEGPDAPVLRTGPLPDEMLPTLMRRADVLAMPSLVEGFGLVALEALACGTPVLVSSRPPFTEHLRDEAAVAWCDPERIDSIAAGLQSAARMPKLNAPPAVCLAHAWERSAALHEAWYLRTLHTPTATPAEALTA, from the coding sequence ATGAACATCGCCCTGCTCACGCACTCGGTGCGCCCACGCGGTGGTGTGATCCACACGCTGGAGCTGGCCGACGCGCTGGTGCGGCGCGGCCACCGCGTGACCGTGATCGCCTCGGCCGAGCCGGGCGAATCGCTGTTTCGTGCGACGGCATTTCCGGTCGAGTTGATCCGCCTGCCGGTGCTGACCGGCGACCTGGTGGAGCAGGTGCGGCAGCGCATCGAGGCCCTGGTGGCGGCGTTGCCGGCCGTGCTGCGGCGAGGCCGCTTCGACCTGCTGCATGCGCAAGACAGCGTGAGCGGCAACGCCCTCGCCTTGCTGCGCGAACGTGGGCTTCACGTGCCGCCCTGGCTGCGCACCGTGCATCACCTCGACGTCTTCGCGCAGGAGACGCTCAACCGCTGGCAGGAGCGTGCCTGGCGTGCGGCCGAGGGCGTGGCCTGTGTCAGCGACACCTGGTGTGCGCATTTCCGCGAGCACTTCGGCGTGCAGCCGGCGCGCATGTTCAACGGCGTCGACCTGCGCCGCTACCGGCCGGCGGCCGACGTGCTCGACGGGCCGCGCCTGCAGTCGCTCGGGCTGGCCGACGACGCAGGCCCGGTGTGCCTGCTGGTCGGTGGCGTGGAAGAACGCAAGAACACCGTGCGGGTGTTGCAGGCCTTCGCCACCCTGCGCCGCAACGACCCCGCATGGGCCCAGGCCCGCTTCGTGGTGGCCGGTGGCGCCAGCATGCTCGACCACAGCAGCGCCCGCCGCGCGTGGCAGCAGGCCCTGGGCGAGCTCGGCCTCACCGAAGGGCCCGATGCGCCCGTGCTGCGCACCGGCCCGCTGCCCGACGAGATGCTGCCCACGCTGATGCGCCGCGCCGACGTTCTGGCCATGCCGTCGCTGGTCGAAGGCTTCGGCCTCGTCGCGCTCGAAGCGCTGGCCTGCGGCACGCCGGTGCTGGTGTCGAGTCGCCCACCGTTCACCGAGCACCTGCGCGATGAGGCAGCCGTCGCGTGGTGCGACCCGGAGCGCATCGACTCCATCGCAGCGGGCCTGCAATCGGCCGCGCGCATGCCCAAGCTCAACGCGCCGCCGGCCGTGTGCCTGGCCCATGCGTGGGAGCGCAGCGCGGCGCTGCACGAAGCCTGGTACCTGCGCACGCTGCACACACCGACCGCCACGCCCGCCGAAGCCCTCACTGCCTGA
- a CDS encoding amidase: MRDEAGALVPQTDVRVAGAAEGPLAGLRFAAKDLFDVAGHVTGAGNPTWAATHAPATAHAWAVQRLLDAGALLVGKAITDEISLGLLGINRFDGTPLNPRAPDRVPGGSSSGSASAVACGLAELALGTDSGGSVRTPASFCGLYGLRPTHGAISVEGMVTQSPSFDTAGFFAATAATFERVGDALLPPGGTGRTDQLLVASDVVALCDEAVQAAFHGALTQIAPRVAELHAVTLAPEGLALWSAHQQRLQCFEFGRTFAPWVAQHNPVFSFDVAQTLLQAQALTEEEVAPSRLVRTAVRERLDELLGGHRLLCLPTVPILPIRRDATLPEMQQAVGRILQLTCIAGLTGLPQVSLPLAHSQGIPVGISLIGPRGSDRLLLSLARELERTMLR, from the coding sequence ATGCGAGACGAAGCGGGCGCCTTGGTCCCGCAGACCGACGTGAGGGTGGCCGGCGCAGCCGAAGGGCCGCTCGCGGGGCTGCGCTTCGCGGCGAAGGATCTCTTCGACGTGGCGGGCCACGTCACCGGCGCAGGAAACCCGACCTGGGCGGCCACGCACGCCCCGGCGACCGCGCATGCGTGGGCGGTGCAGCGGCTGCTCGATGCGGGCGCGTTGCTCGTCGGCAAGGCCATCACCGACGAGATCTCGCTGGGCCTGCTCGGCATCAATCGCTTCGACGGCACACCACTCAACCCGCGTGCGCCCGACCGCGTGCCGGGCGGCTCGTCGAGCGGCTCGGCGTCGGCGGTGGCGTGCGGGCTGGCCGAGCTCGCGCTCGGCACCGACTCGGGCGGCTCGGTGCGCACGCCGGCGAGCTTCTGTGGCCTCTATGGCCTGCGGCCCACGCACGGCGCGATCTCCGTCGAGGGCATGGTCACGCAGTCGCCGAGCTTCGACACCGCTGGCTTCTTCGCCGCCACCGCGGCCACCTTCGAACGCGTGGGCGACGCGCTGTTGCCGCCAGGCGGCACCGGCCGCACCGACCAGCTGCTGGTCGCGAGCGACGTCGTGGCCTTGTGCGACGAGGCGGTGCAGGCCGCCTTCCACGGGGCGCTCACGCAGATCGCGCCGCGCGTGGCCGAGCTGCATGCGGTGACGCTCGCGCCCGAGGGGCTGGCGCTCTGGTCCGCGCACCAGCAGCGCCTGCAGTGCTTCGAGTTCGGCCGCACCTTTGCGCCCTGGGTGGCGCAGCACAACCCGGTGTTCTCGTTCGACGTGGCGCAGACGCTGCTGCAGGCGCAGGCCCTGACGGAAGAGGAGGTAGCGCCCTCGCGCTTGGTGCGCACCGCCGTGCGCGAGCGGCTCGACGAGCTCTTGGGCGGCCACCGCCTGCTGTGCCTGCCGACCGTGCCCATCCTGCCCATCCGGCGCGACGCGACACTGCCCGAGATGCAGCAGGCGGTCGGCCGCATCCTCCAGCTCACCTGCATCGCCGGCCTCACCGGGCTGCCGCAGGTGAGCCTGCCGCTGGCGCACAGCCAGGGCATCCCGGTCGGCATCTCGCTGATCGGCCCGCGCGGCAGCGATCGGCTGCTGCTCTCGCTCGCACGCGAACTCGAAAGGACCATGCTGCGATGA
- a CDS encoding MSMEG_0570 family nitrogen starvation response protein, producing the protein MPAMHYRLRWPDASETLCYSPSLVIHDYLTPGEDYPLPELLRRVREATAIASERVREKFGFACSRAADQLLQTEAHAAPFADNAEARVRVLAFEPA; encoded by the coding sequence ATGCCCGCCATGCACTACCGCCTTCGCTGGCCCGATGCCAGCGAGACCCTCTGCTACTCGCCTTCGCTCGTGATCCACGACTACCTCACGCCGGGCGAGGACTACCCGCTGCCCGAGTTGCTGCGGCGCGTGCGCGAGGCCACCGCCATCGCGAGCGAGCGTGTGCGCGAGAAGTTCGGCTTCGCCTGCTCGCGCGCCGCTGACCAGCTGCTGCAGACCGAGGCGCATGCCGCCCCCTTTGCCGACAACGCCGAAGCACGCGTGCGCGTGCTCGCGTTCGAACCTGCTTGA
- a CDS encoding ureidoglycolate lyase: MRRVLPFEPLTARSFKPFGDVIDVASAARHFTINEGYAERYDDLARIDVDREGGRPKLSIFRAVPRTIPFALSVIERHPLGSQAFIPMSGRPYIVVVCEGAHAPDLGTLRCFTAQAGQGVNYAPGTWHHPLLALEAPCDFLVIDRAGEGNNCDETRLAAGDIWIGSPP; this comes from the coding sequence ATGCGACGCGTGTTGCCCTTCGAGCCGTTGACGGCGAGGTCCTTCAAGCCCTTCGGCGATGTCATCGACGTCGCCTCGGCAGCACGCCACTTCACGATCAACGAAGGCTACGCGGAGCGCTACGACGACCTGGCCCGCATCGACGTCGACCGCGAGGGCGGCCGGCCGAAGCTGAGCATCTTCCGTGCCGTGCCGCGCACGATCCCGTTCGCCCTCTCCGTGATCGAACGCCACCCACTGGGCAGCCAGGCCTTCATCCCGATGTCGGGCCGGCCCTACATCGTCGTGGTCTGCGAAGGCGCTCATGCGCCTGACCTCGGTACGCTGCGCTGCTTCACCGCCCAGGCAGGGCAGGGCGTCAACTACGCGCCGGGCACCTGGCACCACCCCTTGCTGGCGCTGGAGGCACCGTGCGACTTCCTGGTGATCGACCGGGCAGGCGAAGGCAACAACTGCGACGAGACGCGGCTGGCGGCCGGCGACATCTGGATCGGCTCGCCGCCCTAG
- a CDS encoding sll0787 family AIR synthase-like protein, protein MNHLTQLAEALRQSRGFAHKRDIAAVLPQLGAVAGLTSVPNGDDCAVLPDGTGDGHLLLAIEGLVQDFVAAMPWFAGYSGVMVNLSDIAAMGGRPTAVVDALWAADSETAQQLIAGMRAACERYGVPLVGGHSNLHAGHGQLAVAVLGRAKRLISSFAARPGDRLLMAVDLRGAWQGGHPFWNASTSAPPERLRADLALLPQIAEAGLCDAGKDISMAGVLGTLLMLLECSGAGAHVDLARLPLPPGTPGWHERGDAAFAAHLRWLCAFPSYGYLLSVREAQAEVVQEVFESHGIACADIGTVQPGARLTLQLGDAQTMLWDLAAEPFIGAAPAPLAQRAAA, encoded by the coding sequence ATGAACCACCTGACGCAACTCGCCGAGGCCCTGCGCCAGAGCCGCGGCTTCGCACACAAGCGCGACATCGCCGCGGTGCTGCCGCAGCTGGGCGCAGTGGCCGGCCTCACGAGCGTGCCGAATGGCGATGACTGCGCCGTGCTGCCCGATGGCACCGGCGACGGCCACCTGCTGCTCGCCATCGAAGGCCTGGTGCAAGACTTCGTCGCGGCCATGCCCTGGTTCGCCGGCTACAGCGGCGTGATGGTCAACCTGAGCGACATCGCCGCGATGGGCGGGCGCCCCACCGCCGTGGTCGACGCCTTGTGGGCGGCCGACTCCGAGACGGCGCAGCAGCTCATCGCCGGCATGCGCGCCGCCTGCGAGCGCTATGGCGTGCCACTGGTCGGCGGCCACAGCAACCTGCATGCGGGCCATGGCCAGCTGGCGGTGGCCGTGCTGGGCCGCGCCAAGCGCCTGATCAGCAGCTTCGCGGCGCGGCCCGGCGACCGGCTGCTGATGGCCGTCGACCTGCGAGGCGCGTGGCAGGGCGGCCACCCGTTCTGGAACGCCTCGACCTCGGCACCGCCCGAGCGGCTGCGCGCCGACCTGGCGCTGCTGCCGCAGATCGCCGAAGCGGGCCTGTGCGACGCCGGCAAGGACATCAGCATGGCGGGCGTGCTGGGCACGCTGCTGATGCTGCTGGAGTGCTCGGGGGCCGGTGCGCACGTGGACCTCGCGCGCCTGCCGCTGCCGCCTGGCACACCCGGCTGGCACGAGAGGGGTGACGCTGCGTTCGCGGCGCACCTGCGCTGGCTCTGCGCCTTCCCGAGCTACGGCTATCTGCTGAGCGTGCGCGAAGCGCAGGCCGAGGTGGTGCAGGAGGTCTTCGAGTCGCACGGCATCGCCTGCGCCGACATCGGCACCGTGCAGCCCGGCGCTCGCCTCACGCTGCAATTGGGCGACGCACAGACGATGCTGTGGGACCTGGCGGCCGAGCCCTTCATCGGCGCCGCGCCGGCGCCGCTCGCCCAAAGGGCTGCTGCATGA
- the hydA gene encoding dihydropyrimidinase translates to MSTTLIRGGRVITATDDYVADVLLQDGIVHAIARDMAVGPDVTVVDARGLYVLPGGVDTHVHLENVIGPTITCDTFASGTKAAAFGGTTTVVDFALQTAADSPLEAIARAQRSAEPQVCIDYSLHCIVTRVDAQVLADVKHAMRHEGVTSFKMFMAYPGVMMADDAAIFQMLRQVGADGGMVALHAENGTVIDLLIKEALAAGHTAPRYHAMTRPALMEGEATHRGIRLAELAEAPIYFVHVSSNQALKHIVAARDEGIPVFAETCPHYLLFDDSVYSSDDFEIAKYVMTPPLRSTDDQHHLWRALRYDDLQVIATDHCPFCMKEGHLGYRLQKQRGKDDFSLIPNGAPGIETRLVSLHDIGVTQGRLSLNRFVQLTSTTPAKLFGLFPKKGTIAIGSDADVVLFNPNATQTIHAEHLHSQCDYTLLEGRTLQGRVEKVFLRGELIVDGAEWKGREGMGQFVRRGEVRAF, encoded by the coding sequence ATGAGCACCACCTTGATCCGCGGCGGCCGGGTCATCACCGCCACCGACGACTACGTGGCCGACGTGCTGCTGCAAGACGGCATCGTGCACGCCATCGCGCGCGACATGGCGGTGGGGCCCGACGTGACGGTGGTGGATGCGCGCGGCCTGTACGTGCTGCCCGGCGGCGTCGACACCCACGTCCACCTGGAAAACGTGATCGGCCCCACGATCACCTGCGACACCTTTGCCAGCGGCACGAAGGCCGCCGCCTTCGGCGGCACCACCACGGTGGTCGACTTCGCCCTGCAGACCGCGGCCGATTCGCCACTCGAAGCCATCGCCCGCGCGCAGCGCAGCGCCGAGCCTCAGGTGTGCATCGACTACAGCCTGCACTGCATCGTGACGCGGGTCGATGCGCAGGTGCTGGCCGACGTGAAGCACGCGATGCGCCATGAGGGCGTGACGAGCTTCAAGATGTTCATGGCCTACCCCGGCGTGATGATGGCCGACGACGCGGCCATCTTCCAGATGCTGCGCCAGGTGGGCGCCGACGGCGGCATGGTGGCGCTGCATGCCGAGAACGGCACGGTGATCGACCTCTTGATCAAGGAGGCGCTCGCCGCCGGCCACACCGCGCCGCGCTACCACGCGATGACGCGGCCCGCGCTGATGGAAGGCGAGGCCACGCACCGCGGCATCCGCCTCGCGGAGCTGGCCGAAGCGCCCATCTACTTCGTGCACGTGTCGTCGAACCAGGCCTTGAAGCACATCGTGGCGGCGCGCGACGAGGGCATCCCGGTGTTCGCGGAGACCTGCCCGCACTACCTGCTGTTCGACGACTCGGTGTATTCGAGCGACGATTTCGAGATCGCCAAATACGTGATGACGCCGCCGCTGCGCAGCACCGACGACCAGCACCACCTCTGGCGCGCGCTGCGCTACGACGACCTGCAGGTGATTGCGACCGACCACTGCCCCTTCTGCATGAAGGAGGGCCACCTGGGCTACCGCTTGCAGAAGCAGCGCGGCAAAGACGATTTCTCGCTCATCCCGAATGGCGCGCCCGGCATCGAGACGCGGCTGGTGAGCCTGCACGACATCGGCGTGACGCAGGGCCGCCTGTCGCTCAACCGCTTCGTGCAGCTCACGTCGACCACGCCGGCCAAGCTTTTCGGCCTCTTCCCGAAGAAGGGCACGATCGCTATCGGCAGCGATGCCGACGTCGTGCTCTTCAATCCGAACGCCACGCAGACCATCCACGCCGAGCACCTGCACAGCCAGTGCGACTACACGCTGCTCGAAGGGCGCACGCTGCAGGGGCGGGTGGAGAAGGTCTTCCTGCGCGGCGAGCTGATCGTCGATGGCGCCGAGTGGAAAGGTCGCGAAGGCATGGGCCAGTTCGTGCGTCGAGGCGAGGTGAGGGCGTTCTAG